The Neodiprion fabricii isolate iyNeoFabr1 chromosome 4, iyNeoFabr1.1, whole genome shotgun sequence genome window below encodes:
- the LOC124180826 gene encoding putative fatty acyl-CoA reductase CG5065 isoform X1, whose protein sequence is MDLDPTTSIPAFYAGRSIFITGGTGFMGKVLIEKLLRSCPAVEEIFLLMRPKKNSTIDARLKEMLTSPLYDKLKKTNPSAFKKLIPVAGDVAEEGLGLPPVERRVLIEKVSIVFHVAANVRFDDPLKHAVLMNTRGTREVCILAASMKKLVVLLHVSTTYGNTDRPVVEEVLYPAHTDWKKAIKIVENTDENILNIMTPKFLGKLPNTYTFTKQLAEHVINEYAGIIPCVIFRPSVVVATLEEPMPGWMDNFNGPVGLMIGGGKGVLKSVYGNPDLIVDFIPVDVAIKSLLVSAWQRGITPITRDPSVPVYNCSSNGIRAVTTKAMINLALEIVAEIPLEGCLWVPNTTMYSNIFIYYLTVWIFHFIPAVIIDTVLKISGAKPRLLRLHRKIYTANFALTHFLKEKFTFEHAKLLGLNDMVPQSDRADFNVDIGKFGIRDYFIKCLIGSKMYLLKEDMNKVAEAKAHYDKMWWIDRVLKVWLAIFITWLGFTCGIFAYISTSVISLFDFSLVA, encoded by the exons ATGGATCTGGACCCAACAACATCCATACCAGCGTTCTACGCGGGCCGAAGTATATTTATTACGGGTGGTACGGGTTTCATGGGAAAAGTGCTGATCGAAAAATTGTTAAGATCATGTCCCGCCGTAGAGGAAATATTTCTATTGATGCGGCCGAAGAAGAATAGCACCATAGACGCCAGGTTAAAGGAAATGCTAACTTCGCCG CTATACGATAAGCTGAAGAAAACGAATCCCTCGGCCTTCAAAAAACTGATACCAGTAGCAGGCGATGTGGCGGAAGAAGGTCTGGGATTACCGCCGGTAGAGCGAAGGGTTCTAATCGAAAAAGTTTCGATAGTATTCCACGTCGCTGCCAACGTCAGATTCGACGATCCCCTGAAGCACGCTGTTCTCATGAACACCAGAGGCACACGGGAGGTTTGCATTTTGGCAGCGAGCATGAAGAAGCTAGTG GTTCTCCTACACGTGAGCACCACTTATGGAAATACCGACAGACCGGTTGTCGAGGAGGTTTTGTACCCGGCGCACACCGATTGGAAAAAGGCGATTAAAATTGTAGAAAACACAGACGAGAACATTCTCAACATCATGACACCaaa GTTCCTCGGTAAACTGCCAAACACGTACACCTTCACCAAGCAATTGGCCGAGCACGTTATCAATGAGTACGCCGGAATCATTCCCTGTGTAATATTCAGGCCGTCGGTTG TTGTAGCGACACTAGAGGAGCCGATGCCGGGATGGATGGACAACTTCAACGGTCCTGTGGGACTCATGATTGGCGGGGGCAAAGGTGTTCTAAAGTCAGTCTACGGTAATCCTGACCTCATAGTGGACTTCATACCGGTAGACGTGGCCATAAAATCATTGCTCGTAAGCGCCTGGCAAAGAGGGATAACACC TATAACGCGGGACCCCAGCGTCCCAGTCTACAACTGTTCATCGAACGGTATAAGGGCGGTCACAACCAAAGCCATGATTAATCTGGCACTTGAAATTGTCGCCGAGATTCCCCTTGAAGGATGTCTCTGGGTTCCCAACACCACCATGTACTCcaacatatttatttactaCCTGACTGTCtggatatttcattttattccagcCGTGATTATCGACACTGTGCTCAAGATAAGCGGCGCGAAGCCCAG GCTCTTGAGATTGCACAGGAAAATTTACACGGCAAACTTTGCATTGACGCATTTTTTGAAGGAGAAATTTACATTCGAACATGCAAAACTACTGGGATTAAACGACATGGTGCCACAGTCAGATCGAGCGGACTTCAACGTTGATATTGGAAAATTCGGAATAAGGGATTACTTCAT AAAGTGTTTAATTGGGAGCAAGATGTACCTCCTGAAGGAAGACATGAATAAAGTAGCCGAAGCTAAGGCCCACTATGACAA
- the LOC124180826 gene encoding putative fatty acyl-CoA reductase CG5065 isoform X2 encodes MDLDPTTSIPAFYAGRSIFITGGTGFMGKVLIEKLLRSCPAVEEIFLLMRPKKNSTIDARLKEMLTSPLYDKLKKTNPSAFKKLIPVAGDVAEEGLGLPPVERRVLIEKVSIVFHVAANVRFDDPLKHAVLMNTRGTREVCILAASMKKLVVLLHVSTTYGNTDRPVVEEVLYPAHTDWKKAIKIVENTDENILNIMTPKFLGKLPNTYTFTKQLAEHVINEYAGIIPCVIFRPSVVVATLEEPMPGWMDNFNGPVGLMIGGGKGVLKSVYGNPDLIVDFIPVDVAIKSLLVSAWQRGITPITRDPSVPVYNCSSNGIRAVTTKAMINLALEIVAEIPLEGCLWVPNTTMYSNIFIYYLTVWIFHFIPAVIIDTVLKISGAKPRLLRLHRKIYTANFALTHFLKEKFTFEHAKLLGLNDMVPQSDRADFNVDIGKFGIRDYFIKCLIGSKMYLLKEDMNKVAEAKAHYDKYAIIDDSPMSWTRFKNPQDVTWSQRQMTKVR; translated from the exons ATGGATCTGGACCCAACAACATCCATACCAGCGTTCTACGCGGGCCGAAGTATATTTATTACGGGTGGTACGGGTTTCATGGGAAAAGTGCTGATCGAAAAATTGTTAAGATCATGTCCCGCCGTAGAGGAAATATTTCTATTGATGCGGCCGAAGAAGAATAGCACCATAGACGCCAGGTTAAAGGAAATGCTAACTTCGCCG CTATACGATAAGCTGAAGAAAACGAATCCCTCGGCCTTCAAAAAACTGATACCAGTAGCAGGCGATGTGGCGGAAGAAGGTCTGGGATTACCGCCGGTAGAGCGAAGGGTTCTAATCGAAAAAGTTTCGATAGTATTCCACGTCGCTGCCAACGTCAGATTCGACGATCCCCTGAAGCACGCTGTTCTCATGAACACCAGAGGCACACGGGAGGTTTGCATTTTGGCAGCGAGCATGAAGAAGCTAGTG GTTCTCCTACACGTGAGCACCACTTATGGAAATACCGACAGACCGGTTGTCGAGGAGGTTTTGTACCCGGCGCACACCGATTGGAAAAAGGCGATTAAAATTGTAGAAAACACAGACGAGAACATTCTCAACATCATGACACCaaa GTTCCTCGGTAAACTGCCAAACACGTACACCTTCACCAAGCAATTGGCCGAGCACGTTATCAATGAGTACGCCGGAATCATTCCCTGTGTAATATTCAGGCCGTCGGTTG TTGTAGCGACACTAGAGGAGCCGATGCCGGGATGGATGGACAACTTCAACGGTCCTGTGGGACTCATGATTGGCGGGGGCAAAGGTGTTCTAAAGTCAGTCTACGGTAATCCTGACCTCATAGTGGACTTCATACCGGTAGACGTGGCCATAAAATCATTGCTCGTAAGCGCCTGGCAAAGAGGGATAACACC TATAACGCGGGACCCCAGCGTCCCAGTCTACAACTGTTCATCGAACGGTATAAGGGCGGTCACAACCAAAGCCATGATTAATCTGGCACTTGAAATTGTCGCCGAGATTCCCCTTGAAGGATGTCTCTGGGTTCCCAACACCACCATGTACTCcaacatatttatttactaCCTGACTGTCtggatatttcattttattccagcCGTGATTATCGACACTGTGCTCAAGATAAGCGGCGCGAAGCCCAG GCTCTTGAGATTGCACAGGAAAATTTACACGGCAAACTTTGCATTGACGCATTTTTTGAAGGAGAAATTTACATTCGAACATGCAAAACTACTGGGATTAAACGACATGGTGCCACAGTCAGATCGAGCGGACTTCAACGTTGATATTGGAAAATTCGGAATAAGGGATTACTTCAT AAAGTGTTTAATTGGGAGCAAGATGTACCTCCTGAAGGAAGACATGAATAAAGTAGCCGAAGCTAAGGCCCACTATGACAA GTATGCAATTATTGACGATAGTCCGATGAGCTGGACGCGATTTAAAAATCCTCAAGATGTTACGTGGTCACAGAGGCAAATGACGAAAGTGAGATAG